Proteins encoded by one window of Nasonia vitripennis strain AsymCx chromosome 5, Nvit_psr_1.1, whole genome shotgun sequence:
- the LOC100121863 gene encoding exosome complex component CSL4, with product MSDKDPIICIPGQRLCPADKTNIAGQGTYEQLGYIYSKFAGIVKVIKNDNTCTVEVHGMTDQSIVPAPGDIVTAMVTIVNQRFCKCTIKCIGDIVLSRPYRGIVRREDVRATEKDRIEMYKSFRPGDIILARVLPMTEAHTYQLSTAENELGVVIAHSEEGVAMVPVSWTEMQCPKTLVKELRKVAKIIPEEVAVQDG from the exons ATGAGTGACAAAGACCCGATAATTTGTATTCCCG GACAGAGATTATGCCCTGCAGATAAAACGAATATTGCTGGGCAAGGCACATATGAACAACTTGGCTACATATACTCCAAATTTGCAGGAATAGtgaaagttataaaaaatgacaat ACGTGTACGGTTGAAGTTCATGGGATGACGGATCAAAGTATTGTACCTGCTCCAGGGGACATAGTCACAGCAATGGTTACAATTGTCAATCAACGGTTCTGTAAATGCACTATTAAGTGTATTGGTGACATTGTATTGAGTCGACCATACAGAGGAATTGTCCGGAGGGAAGATGTCAGAGCCACAGAGAAAGACAGAATTGAAATGTACAAATCATTTCGACCTGGTGACATAATCCTCGCAAGAGTT TTACCAATGACAGAGGCACACACATATCAATTGAGCACAGCTGAAAATGAGTTGGGTGTTGTCATCGCTCACAGTGAAGAAG GAGTTGCCATGGTACCAGTCAGTTGGACAGAAATGCAGTGCCCCAAAACTTTAGTAAAAGAGTTGAGGAAAGTGGCGAAAATTATACCAGAAGAAGTTGCTGTGCAAGATGGATAA
- the LOC116417557 gene encoding uncharacterized protein LOC116417557 — MRHSEFFANYKSLYTGHKRQLIVLLLTDAQTLNIFEQFTKIHNLSLHAWFVVFWARHGATLHDYCEKPKVNRFHLNFDVRMLVKCLENPEIREWYALDPKAEVRVNELMEWMPGTGLIQKTKLTFYQRRRDFHGKLLKVTTVKELVDATETHKKSNQQPEMVLKLMTEMMLYMNFNISFMPSISNYGLYNQTEHKWSGMLGNLSRGEIDMCFTDMTVTQVRQRYFDWTWPLWMTGNVLTIRKFEKAAVKWTAYSKAFVWDIWISILFLMIIASVVITMIKAKVRNGNWDDNDFLENQLYVWGIFCNRALPKFPDSLSLRIAYVSLFFCAIAIITAYSGSIVSNLTNLETALPFTSIEEFIKLGTYKLSIKSKSYDQEYIAYSNDPTIIKLKNFIVRNEDLPANNVQGLSQICQEKTAFFTSDAAKRKVAKTIPCQITTIPMVGNRYMALALTKKSPLTSFVNYHIRRFEDYGLMKRTKNLYLERDGNLRKRGGSVGIDEIAPLLGILAFGVIISLFILSLEYVYYYCKSVFRRC; from the exons ATGCGTCATTCCGAATTTTTTGCTAATTATAAGAGCTTATACACCGGCCACAAAAGGCAACTGATCGTTCTTCTTCTGACCGACGCTCAAACTCTAAACATCTTCGAACAGTTTACTAAGATACATAATTTATCGTTGCACGCATGGTTTGTTGTATTCTGGGCCAGACACGGAGCGACGTTACACGATTACTGTGAAAAACCAAAGGTGAACCGATTTCATCTGAACTTTGATGTTCGGATGCTGGTCAAATGTCTGGAAAATCCAGAGATTCGAGAATGGTACGCTTTGGATCCGAAAGCTGAGGTCAGAGTCAACGAGTTGATGGAATGGATGCCTGGAACAGGCTTGATCCAGAAGACAAAGCTGACCTTTTATCAGCGCAGGAGGGATTTTCATGGAAAGTTGTTGAAAGTGACAACTGTCAAG GAACTAGTCGATGCAACGGAAACACACAAAAAGTCGAATCAACAGCCTGAAATGGTGTTAAAATTGATGACAGAGATGATGCTCTACATGAACTTTAACATAAGTTTTATGCCCTCGATTTCTAATTACGGTTTGTACAACCAGACTGAGCATAAGTGGAGCGGGATGTTGGGAAATTTGTCGCGCGGCGAGATCGACATGTGTTTTACCGACATGACAGTCACGCAAGTAAGGCAACGTTACTTTGATTGGACCTGGCCACTATGGATGACGGGTAATGTTCTTACCATCAGGAAGTTCGAAAAAGCTGCTGTCAAATGGACGGCTTATTCAAAG GCTTTTGTCTGGGACATTTGGATAtccatattatttttaatgataatcGCATCAGTAGTCATCACCATGATAAAGGCTAAAGTGAGAAATGGTAATTGGGACGATAATGACTTCCTTGAAAATCAATTGTACGTCTGGGGGATTTTTTGCAACCGAGCATTACCAA AATTTCCGGATTCTCTGTCTCTGAGAATTGCGTACGTATCCCTTTTCTTTTGTGCCATTGCGATCATCACTGCTTATTCTGGGTCTATCGTCAGTAACTTGACGAATTTAGAAACAGCCTTACCGTTCACGTCTATTgaagaatttataaaactaggAACTTACAAACTTAGTATCAAAAGCAAGAGCTATGATCAAGAATATATAGCT TATAGCAATGATCCGACTATAatcaaattgaaaaattttatcgtGCGGAATGAAGATTTACCAGCTAATAATGTCCAAGGATTGAGCCAG ATATGTCAGGAGAAAACAGCATTTTTCACAAGCGATGCGGCAAAACGCAAAGTGGCGAAGACCATACCGTGTCAAATAACTACTATCCCTATGGTTGGAAATCGTTACATGGCACTGGCGTTGACTAAGAAAAGCCCTTTAACGAGTTTTGTCAATTATCA CATTCGGCGATTCGAGGACTATGGTCTTATGAAGCGGACGAAAAACCTTTACCTAGAGAGGGATGGCAATTTGAGAAAAAGGGGTGGTTCCGTTGGAATCGACGAAATCGCACCGCTACTCGGAATATTGGCATTTGGAGTAATAATAAGCTTGTTCATATTGTCGTTAGAATACGTCTATTACTATTGTAAATCTGTGTTCAGAcgttgttga
- the LOC116417596 gene encoding uncharacterized protein LOC116417596, with product MEESIKTFATDFAVDTLSFKLLRRFSSRKILSQAIHHSEFFANYKSLYTGNKRQLIVLLLTDDQTLKIFEQFTKIHNLSMYAWFIVFWARRGTALHDYCEKPKVNRFHLNFDVRMLVKCLENPEIREWYALDPKAEVRVNELMEWMPGTGLIRKTKLTFYQRRRDFNGKLLKVSTVKELVRTAGNSNKIEDRPIELMMTEMMRYMNFNVSFQQPIPNYGLFNQTEQEWNGMLGNLSRGEIDMCFTDITMTRQRHRYFDYTWPLFMTPNVLYIKKVGKSAVKWNAYSKAFDYKIWISIMILMTIASIAVTIIKAKIKQTYGNKNSFLENQLYVWGIFCQQGLPAFPDSSPLRIAYVSMFFCAIVITAAFSGSIISNLTNLAIVLPFTSFKEFVSLGTYKLTVMKNSFDHEYFTYNQDPIVAKMKQMMVRDKDLPANNVEGLQQICREKAAFYTNEAMKNKVAKTVPCKITAILTGGNRFMALPLSKNNPLTGFLNHHEEELQSFGNFTKDHNLAFHNWLVIFYGMPTKSMLDFCEKPPDNRLNLNIDYHVLVKCYDSEKIREWYASKARDTVKTLDLIEWKAESGLIVRNKKNVYDRRRDFGGAELKIAAMMDQEQLPRLTADGQMQHIDVYQNIIYELINAMNFSVTLLPAVKTYGRFDESQNKWIGFMGEILAGNIEVPFSEFGIVSERLDSFDYTWPLTLAHSMLYYKDPEISDIEWNAYINGFSVDVWITFAIILTILPIVLAYIKARIEGKYDFIENYLHVWGIFCQQGIEDDSYSLSWKITIIFFYLSQLVLFGVYSAILVSYLATLKTRLPFTTVEEFLNDGSYKLVTILNGSDETFFLNTKDPVLVKMRNTQMLPWKSLPLNFTEGFKMACDGGRKIALYSHDQKVKKYKSARACKLARVPVNRRRYQALPLVKDSPLRNFFSYYILRFQEHGMSNRLFNMYYNRYDDFSTEFSPVNLQEIAPALAILLFGMILSFVIMLLERLYFKIKHRHSSTINGIKMPQKVLVKMQQKIVRNRTMFS from the exons ATGGAG gAATCGATAAAAACTTTTGCAACAGATTTCGCCGTTGACACGTTATCGTTCAAACTCTTAAGACGATTCTCTTCGCGGAAGATCCTGTCTCAAGCGATACATCATTCCGAATTTTTCGCTAATTATAAGAGCTTATACACTGGCAACAAAAGGCAACTGATCGTTCTTCTTCTTACGGACGATCAAACTCTTAAGATCTTCGAACAATTCACCAAGATACATAATTTATCGATGTACGCATGGTTTATTGTATTCTGGGCCAGACGTGGAACAGCTTTACATGATTACTGCGAAAAACCGAAGGTGAACCGTTTTCATCTAAACTTCGACGTTCGGATGCTGGTCAAATGTCTGGAAAATCCAGAGATTCGAGAATGGTACGCTTTGGATCCGAAAGCTGAAGTCAGAGTCAACGAGTTGATGGAATGGATGCCTGGAACAGGTTTAATCCGGAAGACAAAGCTGACCTTTTATCAGCGCAGGAGAGATTTTAATGGAAAATTGCTGAAAGTATCGACTGTCAAG GAACTCGTCCGCACTGCGGGTAATTCTAATAAAATCGAGGATAGGCCGATTGAACTGATGATGACGGAGATGATGCGCTACATGAACTTTAACGTCAGCTTTCAGCAGCCAATACCAAACTACGGTCTGTTCAATCAGACGGAACAGGAATGGAACGGGATGCTAGGAAATTTGTCGCGTGGTGAGATCGACATGTGCTTCACTGACATAACCATGACCCGACAGAGGCATCGGTACTTCGACTACACTTGGCCGCTCTTCATGACGCCTAATGTtctttacataaaaaaagttgGAAAATCTGCCGTTAAATGGAATGCTTATTCAAAA GCTTTTGACTACAAAATTTGGATATCCATAATGATATTAATGACAATTGCATCGATAGCCGTTACAATAATAAAGGCCAAAATCAAACAAACTTATGGCAACAAAAATAGCTTTTTAGAAAATCAGTTGTATGTCTGGGGAATTTTTTGCCAACAAGGATTACCAG CATTTCCGGACTCTTCGCCTCTTAGAATCGCGTACGTTTCGATGTTCTTCTGTGCTATTGTAATCACGGCTGCTTTCTCTGGATCTATCATCAGTAATTTGACTAACTTGGCGATAGTCCTACCATTTACTTCCTTCAAAGAATTCGTCAGTCTTGGCACTTACAAACTCACCGTCATGAAGAATAGCTTCGATCATGAATATTTTACT TACAATCAGGATCCGATCGTAGCAAAAATGAAACAGATGATGGTACGAGATAAAGATTTGCCTGCTAATAATGTGGAAGGATTACAGCag ATCTGCCGTGAGAAAGCTGCGTTTTATACGAACGAagcgatgaaaaataaagtcgCGAAGACggtaccttgtaaaatcactGCCATCTTGACCGGAGGGAATCGATTCATGGCACTACCACTGTCCAAAAATAATCCTCTCACGGGTTTTTTAAATCATCA TGAAGAGGAACTTCAAAGCTTTGGAAATTTCACGAAAGACCATAACTTAGCTTTTCATAATTGGCTTGTCATTTTTTATGGAATGCCTACGAAAAGTATGCTTGACTTTTGTGAAAAACCTCCAGATAACCGGCTGAATTTGAATATCGATTATCACGTGCTTGTAAAATGTTATGATAGTGAAAAAATTCGTGAGTGGTACGCGTCAAAAGCAAGAGATACCGTAAAAACTTTAGATTTAATCGAATGGAAAGCCGAAAGTGGTTTGATTGTACGAAATAAGAAAAACGTATACGACAGGCGACGTGACTTCGGAGGAGCAGAATTAAAAATAGCAGCAATGATG gaTCAAGAGCAGCTTCCGAGACTAACAGCTGATGGACAAATGCAACACATCGACGTCTATCAAAATATCATTTACGAGCTCATAAATGCGATGAACTTTAGTGTGACACTTTTGCCAGCAGTGAAGACCTACGGCAGGTTCGATGAATCGCAAAACAAGTGGATCGGCTTTATGGGTGAAATATTAGCTGGAAACATTGAAGTTCCATTTAGTGAATTTGGTATCGTCAGTGAGAGATTGGATTCTTTCGACTACACATGGCCGCTTACCTTAGCACACAGTATGCTTTACTACAAAGATCCGGAAATCTCCGATATCGAGTGGAATGCTTATATTAAT GGATTTTCAGTCGACGTGTGGATAACGTTTGCGATTATTTTGACGATCTTACCAATAGTTTTAGCTTACATCAAAGCGAGAATCGAAGGCAAATACGATTTCATTGAAAACTATTTACATGTTTGGGGTATCTTCTGTCAACAAGGAATAGAAGACGATTCATATTCTTTGTCCTGGAAAATCACAATAATATTCTTCTATCTATCACAACTAGTACTTTTTGGAGTATACTCTGCGATTCTCGTCAGCTACTTGGCAACTCTGAAGACAAGGCTGCCGTTTACAACTgtggaagaatttttaaatgatgGTTCTTATAAATTAGTTACTATTCTCAACGGTAGCGATGAAACTTTTTTTCTG AATACTAAGGATCCAGTTTTGGTTAAAATGAGGAATACGCAAATGCTGCCCTGGAAAAGTTTGCCTTTGAACTTCACCGAGGGATTTAAAATG GCATGTGATGGTGGACGAAAAATCGCATTGTACTCTCACGATCAAAAggtcaaaaaatacaaatcAGCTCGAGCTTGCAAATTAGCTCGAGTACCCGTGAATCGAAGACGTTACCAAGCTTTGCCTTTGGTTAAAGATAGTCCTCTCAGAAATTTTTTCAGCTACTA TATCCTCAGGTTTCAAGAACACGGTATGAGTAATCGTTTATTCAACATGTACTACAATAGATACGACGATTTCTCGACGGAATTCAGCCCAGTCAACCTTCAAGAAATCGCGCCGGCACTCGCTATTCTGCTGTTCGGAATGATCCTGAGTTTTGTAATCATGCTGTTGGAACGGTtatatttcaaaatcaaaCATAGACATAGCAGTACAATTAACGGCATAAAAATGCCCCAAAAAGTTCTGGTAAAAATGCAGCAAAAAATTGTACGAAACCGAACTATGTTttcataa
- the LOC116417576 gene encoding coiled-coil domain-containing protein 34-like, translating into MFSKALILVLLGATLVLSSPAHTLDDQIELRSSWKEKINQIWNKVQETVKNIYDKLKKTYDQALEEIKKQVGNAVELGKEEYQELKEKYEDLQEKAKVAIEQEKKIWKARIEELKHQGAESVDAAKEKLEELKEKAEKAIQEQKEKWQAKYEEWKKQVKEALEHTKEH; encoded by the exons ATGTTCTCCAAGGCACTCATCCTTGTCCTTTTGGGCGCTACTCTGGTTTTG TCCAGCCCCGCCCACACTCTTGACGACCAGATCGAACTGAGGTCCAGTTGGAAGGAAAAGATCAACCAGATCTGGAACAAAGTCCAGGAGACCGTCAAGAATATCTACGACAAGCTGAAGAAGACCTACGACCAGGCCCTTGAGGAGATCAAGAAGCAGGTCGGCAACGCCGTCGAGCTCGGCAAGGAAGAGTACCAGGAACTGAAGGAGAAGTACGAAGATCTCCAAGAGAAGGCTAAGGTCGCCATCGAGCAGGAGAAGAAGATCTGGAAGGCCCGTATCGAGGAGCTCAAGCACCAGGGTGCCGAGTCCGTCGACGCTGCCAAGGAAAAGCTCGAGGAGCTGAAGGAGAAGGCTGAGAAGGCCATCCAGGAACAGAAGGAGAAGTGGCAGGCAAAATACGAGGAGTGGAAGAAGCAGGTCAAGGAAGCCCTTGAGCACACCAAGGAGCACTAA
- the LOC107981089 gene encoding glutamate receptor ionotropic, NMDA 1-like → MLVKCYDDAELREWYSVNSSNKVITTDLMEWRRETGLVLKTRQNLYQRRYNVGGTVLRMSSVKEHQSLLKNQANGEGVAMFAKIMIELATQMNFRLRFVSSEDAYGVLNSSNNKWTGILGRLQSGEVDIATSEITMTKERMDAFDFACPLIITRAKLFIREPGGADVQWNSYLKAFSTSIWVSLIILIILSAILLTYMKTKIAKIRCLKNYLVENHLYVWGIYCQQGLSEFPDSSSLRIAYVSIFFSAVVLSAIYSASIISYLTIFTPSLPFDTLASYVGDGTYKLIVVRHSAEHEMFATSHNHELKRMSKLMKRDKDLPVTDIQALEQVCHERVAYYSTDAMRDKMGDMIPCNLKGISTGRIENLAFTLTKNNPFTEFINYHILRFQDNGIMQRMRRMYYKKLNKPTKDYDAVGLWGIAPLITILILGTILSVLMLFIEKLYHNMSSQLDDDGDNDSSSTAKSQNLRDSLTWRRRRKSTRSVHSCCHC, encoded by the exons ATGCTGGTCAAGTGCTACGACGATGCTGAGCTTCGCGAGTGGTATTCGGTGAACAGTAGTAACAAGGTGATCACGACCGATTTGATGGAGTGGAGGAGGGAGACAGGACTCGTGCTGAAGACCAGACAGAATCTCTATCAGAGGAGGTACAACGTCGGAGGGACTGTCTTGAGGATGTCATCCGTGAAG GAGCACCAAAGcctattgaaaaatcaagcaaACGGCGAAGGCGTCGCAATGTTCGCCAAGATAATGATCGAACTTGCGACGCAAATGAACTTCCGTTTGCGCTTCGTCTCGTCCGAAGACGCTTACGGTGTGTTAAACAGCAGCAATAACAAGTGGACCGGAATATTAGGCAGACTGCAATCAGGAGAGGTTGACATTGCGACTTCCGAGATAACCATGACGAAAGAGAGAATGGATGCGTTCGATTTTGCTTGTCCGTTGATTATTACAAGGGCCAAATTGTTTATCAGAGAACCTGGAGGGGCTGATGTGCAGTGGAATTCTTATTTAAAG GCTTTCAGTACAAGCATCTGGGTGTCGCTGATAATCCTAATAATACTGTCTGCGATTCTACTGACCTACATGAAAACGAAAATAGCTAAAATAAGGTGTCTGAAGAATTACCTCGTGGAAAATCATTTGTACGTCTGGGGTATTTATTGTCAACAAGGATTATCAG aatttccaGATTCATCGTCTTTGAGGATAGCTTACGTCTCGATATTTTTCTCCGCCGTAGTTTTATCGGCTATTTATTCCGCCTCAATAATAAGTTACTTGACGATTTTCACCCCCTCCTTACCGTTTGACACCTTAGCGTCTTACGTGGGTGATGGCACTTACAAACTCATCGTTGTCCGGCACAGCGCCGAACACGAAATGTTCGCT ACTTCGCATAATCACGAGTTGAAAAGAATGAGCAAACTTATGAAGAGGGACAAGGATTTGCCGGTGACCGATATCCAAGCACTTGAACAG GTTTGTCACGAAAGAGTAGCATATTATTCGACCGATGCGATGAGAGATAAAATGGGCGACATGATTCCGTGCAATTTAAAAGGCATCTCAACAGGCAGGATAGAAAATTTAGCATTCACGTTAACGAAGAACAATCCttttacagaatttataaACTACCA CATTCTAAGATTTCAAGACAACGGAATCATGCAGCGAATGAGGAGAATGTACTACAAAAAGCTGAACAAGCCCACGAAGGACTACGACGCTGTTGGGCTTTGGGGAATAGCTCCTCTGATAACCATCTTGATCTTGGGTACAATATTGAGCGTTTTGATGTTGTTCATCGAAAAGCTGTATCACAACATGTCGTCGCAGCTCGATGATGATGGTGACAATGATTCGAGCAGCACAGCGAAATCACAGAATCTACGAGATAGTTTAACCTGGAGGCGAAGACGAAAAAGTACAAGAAGTGTGCACAGCTGTTGTCATTGTTGA
- the LOC116417597 gene encoding uncharacterized protein LOC116417597: MKLTTVVLLVIISLVSANSGVEKTYTNLVKIVGDFRNAFRAFNIFIARSEPSGELPVSTAFVTMLKLFSKQNVFSMITTIRDISKNLAYYDKRMTTPYFVIIIRSVSDFNDFAKVTRQSNMNLYQMLMIFSENMKALCLRPEGNPFNLVLDSRFLIKCLGHPLIREWYSMYPNQTIINELLEWNSIDPGFKWLTNLTFYERRNSLNNMSLRVTMTENEKLTGFFGQILDEISKLANFHIDIQPYEISPGSYDPVTKKWSGVMGKLDEKKTDVGVGQFTVTQERLDIVHFSVPIIASKSTFYLKKSHTSHVLWSMYYKVAFGVKASYYLFIIFIISPILLSFSTTKRSKRSFGANAYENYFNVWGIFCAKSTAFPSHESARILYYSLCLLSFMLYAIYSALLVSYLTIFKQDMPFNSMEEFTDAKTHKIITIKNTSFMDLFKISHDTSMRELNSFLMEDKDLPTTLPAALNQICEANNLVLYIDEIVLRSNKINMACELIALTRGKLSSMALGLPKNSPYVGLINYQ; this comes from the exons ATGAAGCTCACAACAGTCGTATTATTAGTGATAATTTCGCTTGTATCTGCTAACTCGGGTGTGGAGAAAACTTACACGAATTTGGTAAAAATTGTGGGTGATTTTAGAAATGCGTTTCGAGCCTTCAACATTTTTATCGCTAGAAGTGAACCATCTGgag AACTTCCCGTGTCCACAGCATTTGTGACAATGCTCAAACTCTTTTCGAAGCAAAACGTTTTCTCGATGATAACTACAATCAGGGACATCTCTAAAAATCTTGCCTACTACGATAAGCGAATGACTACGCCTTATTTCGTGATCATCATCAGATCAGTGTCAGATTTCAACGATTTCGCGAAGGTTACCAGACAGAGCAACATGAACCTTTATCAAATGTTGATGATTTTCTCGGAGAACATGAAAGCACTATGTCTTAGACCCGAAGGCAATCCTTTCAATCTGGTTTTGGACTCCAGGTTTCTCATCAAATGCCTAGGACACCCTCTTATCAGAGAATGGTACTCTATGTATCCAAACCAAACGATAATAAACGAACTTCTCGAATGGAACAGCATAGATCCTGGATTCAAGTGGCTAACCAACTTGACCTTCTACGAAAGACGAAATTCACTCAACAACATGAGCTTACGGGTCACGATGACGGAG AATGAAAAGTTGACGGGCTTCTTCGGCCAAATTCTGGATGAGATTTCGAAGCTTGCAAATTTCCACATTGATATACAGCCTTACGAAATTTCTCCAGGCTCTTATGATCCAGTAACGAAAAAGTGGTCTGGAGTAATGGGAAAgctcgatgaaaaaaaaaccgacGTAGGAGTCGGCCAGTTTACCGTTACTCAGGAGAGACTCGATATCGTCCATTTTTCAGTTCCAATCATTGCCTCGAAGTCTACTTTTTATCTTAAGAAATCACACACATCTCATGTGCTCTGGTCCATGTATTATAAGGTG GCATTTGGAGTGAAAGCttcatattatttatttatcatctTTATCATATCGCCGATTCTACTGAGCTTCTCAACGACGAAAAGAAGTAAAAGAAGCTTTGGAGCCAACGCATACGAAAACTATTTCAACGTATGGGGTATTTTTTGTGCCAAATCGACAG CATTTCCCTCTCACGAATCGGCAAGAATCTTATATTATTCACTGTGTCTCCTATCGTTCATGTTATATGCGATATACTCTGCACTACTAGTCAGTTACTTAACGATATTCAAACAAGATATGCCATTCAACTCAATGGAAGAATTTACTGATGCGAAGACACACAAAATCATaacgataaaaaatacaagctttatggatttaTTCAAG ATATCTCATGACACTTCGATGAGAGAATTGAACAGTTTCTTGATGGAGGACAAGGATCTGCCAACAACATTACCGGCTGCTTTAAATCAA ATATGCGAAGCGAATAATCTCGTCCTTTACATCGATGAAATAGTTTTGCGAAGCAACAAGATCAACATGGCATGTGAGTTGATTGCTTTGACTAGAGGAAAATTAAGCAGCATGGCATTAGGTCTTCCAAAAAACAGTCCGTACGTTGGGCTAATCAATTATCAGTAA
- the LOC103316272 gene encoding glutamate receptor ionotropic, NMDA 1-like, with translation MMLIRCYDSPMIREWYSIKSRTEVKSFDLFEWTLKRGLILKSDRQLYQRRSDFGGAELKLAAIKEGKSGPTISNGKISNIDVFQHMMLEVLQQMNFTFQLLLAVDTFGSWDKTANRWTGLLDKIDSGEVDVPFTEFTILKDRAEYFDYTWAISMPRNSLYIREPEMNNFKWKAYLRAFSSDVWISLGALLLASSIMLYYMKVKIEKTNLMGNSFMKNVLQVWGIYCQQGIPNFPRASSLRTAIVFLFFSQIIIIAIYSAFIISDLTTLSTTLPFETLSEFVEDGSYKLTILRNSAEEIMFSTSQDPVYSKMSKMLKPHNELPVSGIEAFRQLCNEKLAFYGEENKVKKISTSEYPCKLTMVFTNKNRFMGFPLAKNNPLRDFMNYYIQRFKENGIMNRIKNMHAQTHDNTVNGFHPVEFSDISVALAILFLGFVFSILLFLLEQMQYRIRICKNSGYTVV, from the exons ATGATGCTAATTCGATGCTACGACAGCCCAATGATTCGCGAGTGGTATTCTATCAAATCAAGGACAGAGGTCAAAAGTTTCGACTTGTTCGAATGGACTTTAAAACGTGGTTTGATATTAAAATCAGATCGACAGCTTTACCAGAGACGAAGTGATTTCGGAGGAGCAGAACTTAAATTAGCGGCTATTAAG GAGGGCAAAAGTGGACCGACAATAAGCAACGGAAAGATCTCCAATATCGACGTCTTCCAGCACATGATGCTCGAGGTTCTCCAGCAAATGAACTTCACTTTCCAGCTCCTGCTGGCTGTCGACACTTTTGGCTCTTGGGACAAAACGGCGAACAGATGGACGGGGCTTCTCGACAAAATCGACTCGGGCGAAGTCGACGTGCCGTTCACCGAATTCACTATACTGAAGGACAGAGCTGAGTATTTCGATTATACCTGGGCTATTTCGATGCCGAGGAATTCGCTGTATATTAGGGAGCCTGAAATGAATAACTTCAAGTGGAAGGCTTATTTGAGG GCATTTAGTTCCGACGTGTGGATTTCGTTAGGAGCGTTATTATTAGCTtcatcgattatgctatacTACATGAAAGTGAAAATCGAAAAGACAAATTTAATGGGAAATAGCTTCATGAAAAATGTGCTGCAAGTTTGGGGTATCTATTGCCAGCAAGGAATACCAA ATTTTCCACGAGCATCGTCCCTTCGAACTGCCatcgtatttttattcttttcccaaataataatcatagCTATTTACTCAGCGTTTATAATCAGTGATCTAACGACGCTGTCGACGACTTTGCCATTTGAAACATTATCTGAATTCGTAGAGGACGGATCTTATAAGCTGACGATTCTTCGCAACAGTGCTGAAGAAATCATGTTTTCC ACTTCACAAGATCCTGTTTACTCTAAAATGAGCAAAATGTTGAAGCCCCATAACGAATTGCCGGTTAGTGGTATAGAAGCTTTCCGTCAG CTTTGTAACGAAAAACTTGCCTTTTACGGGGAAGAAAACAAAGTGAAGAAAATCAGCACTAGCGAGTATCCATGTAAATTGACAATGGTATTCACGAATAAAAATCGTTTCATGGGCTTTCCATTAGCTAAAAATAATCCACTGAGGGATTTCATGAACTATTA TATTCAGagatttaaagaaaatggaATTATGAAccgaataaaaaatatgcatGCACAGACACATGACAACACAGTCAATGGATTCCACCCCGTTGAATTTTCCGATATCAGTGTCGCGTTGGCAATTTTATTTCTGGGCTTTGTCTTTAGTATTCTCTTGTTTTTATTAGAGCAAATGCAATACAGAATTCGCATTTGCAAAAATTCAGGATACACTGTCGTATAA